The Pirellulales bacterium DNA window TGTAGAGCGTCGTCCGGTTGACGCCCAGCGCGTCGGCGGTGAGCTGCCGGTTCCAGTTATTGCGCTCGAGCATTTCCAGGATGATTTGGCGCTCGGGTGCCGAGAGCGCCTGCTTGAGCGAGCGGTTTTGCACGCATTCGATCGGCACCGGCCCCTCGGCGAGAAACTGCGACGGCAAGTCGCCAAGCGTGACCAGATCGCCTTTGCAGAGCAACACGCCGCGCTCCACGATGTTCTGCAGCTCGCGGACGTTGCCCGGCCAGCGATAGCGTTGCAGGGCCGCCAACGTTTCGTCGGCGAAGCCGCGCACCTTGCGGCCCGAGTCCTGGCAGGCCTTTTGCAAGAAGTGCTGCGCGAGCGCGGGAATATCCGAGATCCGCTCGCGCAAGGCGGGCAGTTCGATGTTGATCACGTTGATGCGGTAATACAGATCCTGCCGGAACCTGCCCGCCGCCACGGCCTGGGCCAGGTCTTCGTTCGTGGCCAGGATCACGCGGACGTCGACCGTCTGCGTCTTGGTGCCGCCCACCGGCTCGAACTGCAGCTCTTGCAAGACGCGAAGCAGCTTGACCTGCATGCCCGGCGACGCGGTGCCAATTTCGTCGAGAAAGATCGTGCCGCCGTCGGCCTGGAGGAATTTACCGACCTTCTCGGTCGTCGCCCCGGTGAAGGCGCCGGCCACGTGGCCGAACAATTCGCTTTCCAGCAATGTCTCGGGCAGCGCGCCGCAGGCCACTTCGACGAACGGCTTGTCGCGGCGCGGGCTGCGGCGATGGATGGCACGAGCAATGAGTGACTTGCCGGTCCCGCTTTCGCCGGTGATCAACATCGTCGCCCGCGTATCGGCCACGCAGTCGATCATGTCGAAGACCTTCTTCATGCGATGGTCTTGACCGACGATGCTTTCGAGGCCGAAGCGGATGTCGAGCTGGGCCTTGAGGTTCTTGTTTTCGGCGATCATCTCGCGCTGACCCAGGGCCCGTTCGATCGCCAGTTCCAGTTCCTGGTCGATGAGCGGTTTGGTCAAGAAGTCGAAGGCGCCGCGGCGCATCGCTTCCATCGCCGTTTCGATCGTGCCGTAGCCGGTGATGATGATGACGGCCGTGTCGGGATGATGCTCGCAGCAATGGGCCAGGATTTCGAAGCCGTCGCGATCCGGCAGATGGATATCGGCCAAGACGAGCTGATAGGGACGCTTGGCCAAGGCCGCGAGGCACTCGGCATAGGTGCGCGCCGTGTCGACTCGGTGGCCCTGCTCGCGCAGCCAGTCGGCCATCGAGTTGAGAATGTGTTGATC harbors:
- a CDS encoding sigma-54 dependent transcriptional regulator, which gives rise to MKTGSLLLVDDDQHILNSMADWLREQGHRVDTARTYAECLAALAKRPYQLVLADIHLPDRDGFEILAHCCEHHPDTAVIIITGYGTIETAMEAMRRGAFDFLTKPLIDQELELAIERALGQREMIAENKNLKAQLDIRFGLESIVGQDHRMKKVFDMIDCVADTRATMLITGESGTGKSLIARAIHRRSPRRDKPFVEVACGALPETLLESELFGHVAGAFTGATTEKVGKFLQADGGTIFLDEIGTASPGMQVKLLRVLQELQFEPVGGTKTQTVDVRVILATNEDLAQAVAAGRFRQDLYYRINVINIELPALRERISDIPALAQHFLQKACQDSGRKVRGFADETLAALQRYRWPGNVRELQNIVERGVLLCKGDLVTLGDLPSQFLAEGPVPIECVQNRSLKQALSAPERQIILEMLERNNWNRQLTADALGVNRTTLYKKMKRLGLEEKHLAH